Proteins from one Sarcophilus harrisii chromosome 2, mSarHar1.11, whole genome shotgun sequence genomic window:
- the SLC38A7 gene encoding putative sodium-coupled neutral amino acid transporter 7, with amino-acid sequence MAQNHMVINSDYGDWGWSSDAGERARLLQSPIVDGAPKGEEEEPRATNGGTTSTLGAVFIVVNACLGAGLLNFPAAFSTAGGVAAGITLQIGMLVFIISGLVILAYCSQASNERTYQEVVWAVCGKLTGVLCEVAIAVYTFGTCIAFLIIIGDQQDKIIAVLVKESEEALNSHWYTDRKFTISLTAFLFILPLSIPREIGFQKYASSLSVLGTWYVTAIIVIKYIWPDKELPPGDVPTRPISWMAVFNAMPTICFGFQCHVSSVPVFNSMRQPKVQTWGGVVTAAMVIALCVYMGTGICGFLTFGVNVNPDVLLSYPSNDILVAIARVFIIISVLTSYPILHFCGRAVLEGLWLRYKGETVEEDVARERRRRVLQTVTWFLLTLLLALFIPDIGKVISIIGGLAACFIFVFPGLCLIQAKLSEIEEVKPSSWWALVAYGVLLVTLGAFIFGQTTTNAIFMNLAA; translated from the exons ATGGCTCAGAACCACATGGTCATCAACAGTGACTATGGAGATTGGGGTTGGAGTTCAGATGCTGGAGAGCGTGCCCGGCTCCTCCAGAGCCCCATCGTGGATGGAGCCCccaaaggggaagaggaggagccACGAGCCACAAACGGGGGGACCACCTCCACTCTGGGAGCCGTCTTTATCGTGGTGAATGCCTGCCTGGGCGCTGGCCTGCTCAACTTCCCTGCTGCCTTCAGCACAGCCGGGGGGGTGGCCGCTGGAATCACACTGCAGATT gGCATGTTGGTCTTCATCATCAGTGGCTTAGTCATCCTGGCATATTGCTCCCAGGCCAGCAACGAGCGCACCTACCAGGAGGTGGTGTGGGCAGTATGTGGCAAATTGACGGGGGTTCTGTGTGAGGTTGCCATCGCGGTGTACACTTTTGGCACCTGCATTGCCTTCCTCATCATCATTGGGGACCAGCAGGACAAAA TTATTGCCGTGCTGGTGAAGGAGTCGGAGGAAGCACTCAACAGCCACTGGTACACAGACCGGAAATTCACCATCAGCCTCACGGCCTTTTTGTTCATCCTCCCCCTCTCCATCCCCAGGGAGATTGGCTTCCAGAAGTATGCCAG CTCCCTGAGTGTCCTTGGCACTTGGTACGTCACAGCCATCATCGTTATCAAGTATATCTGGCCAGATAAGGAGCTGCCCCCTGGGGATGTACCCACCAG GCCGATCTCCTGGATGGCTGTGTTCAATGCCATGCCCACGATCTGCTTTGGATTCCAG TGCCATGTAAGCAGCGTGCCCGTCTTCAACAGCATGCGGCAGCCCAAGGTGCAGACCTGGGGTGGCGTGGTGACAGCAGCCATGGTCATAGCCCTCTGTGTCTACATGGGCACAG GCATCTGTGGTTTCCTAACCTTCGGAGTCAATGTGAACCCCGATGTGCTCCTCTCGTATCCCTCGAATGATATCCTTGTTGCCATTGCCCGTGTCTTCATCATCATCAGTGTGCTGACCTCCTACCCCATCCTGCACTTCTGTGGACG GGCGGTCCTGGAGGGCCTGTGGCTGCGATACAAGGGCGAGACGGTGGAGGAAGACGTGGCCAGGGAGAGGCGCCGGCGGGTGCTGCAGACGGTCACCTGGTTCTTGCTGACCCTGCTCCTGGCCCTGTTCATCCCGGACATAGGAAAAGTCATTTCCATCATTGGTGGCTTGGCGGCCTGCTTTATCTTTGTCTTCCCAG GACTCTGCCTGATTCAAGCCAAACTTTCTGAAATTGAAGAAGTCAAACCGAGCAG CTGGTGGGCGCTAGTCGCTTATGGAGTCCTCTTGGTGACCCTGGGAGCCTTCATCTTCGGACAGACCACAACCAATGCCATCTTCATGAACCTCGCAGCCTGA